In Polynucleobacter arcticus, the following proteins share a genomic window:
- the hrpA gene encoding ATP-dependent RNA helicase HrpA: MPASNTPSRLEIRFPEELPVSGQRQIIKDALSSHQVIIVCGETGSGKTTQLPKICLDLGRGTINGGKLIGHTQPRRIAATATAKRIAQELGSPIGQDVGYQVRFADKTSQGASIKLMTDGILLAETQRDPQLRAYDTLIIDEAHERSLNIDFLLGYLRQLLPKRPDLKLIITSATIDAKRFSDHFTLNGKPAPVIEVSGRLFPVEQRYEALEPDPKPDGKKESKEAKELPDAVAEAIANVWREGVSGAGDVLVFLPGEREIRDCAEVLRKDHVLQQRFHPEILSLFARQSVAEQERVFNPGNGRRIILTTNVAETSLTVPNIRYVVDSGLARVKRYSYRNKVEQLQIEPISQAAANQRAGRCGRVSDGICIRLYSEQDYLSRPKFTDPEILRSSLAAVLLRMSSLRLPRIQEFPFIDKPLGRAIADGVQLLDELGAIIYDDSTTGDIKDINNSFKLTPTGKQLADLPLDPRIGRMLLAAKEQNALREVTIIASALATQDPRDRPMDQAAAADQAHLQFADERSEFLSFVKLWDWYQDALKHKQSNRQLENLCKSKFLSPRRLREWRDVHSQLHTMLSEKAWKENPSAATYEQVHLSLLTGLLGYVAKKEEDEKSQERGSKTGSYIGARGIRPFIWPGSTIGKKAGAWILAGELQETNRMYARTIAKIEPQWVEKVAAHRLIKSLSEPFWDSRQGEVMAFERGTLYGLPIYHGRRVRYESHNPEEARNLFISQALVQEEIFGRMDTPALIRETEADAKRKYPGSFEFFWHNRRLIKEIEALEHRSRRPDVLVDDDLLFAFYNSRIPKEVFSREGMQAWLKKSSKNQDSSQTHPDVQLRLSKADLMRHEAAGITVDRYPKKMTVGGGELDLTYHFEPGSPKDGVTLVVPLTLLNQVDGRRCDWLVPGMCEEKIHLLLKSLPQKLRRHCIPLPDYAKSFLERMLTDKQFGVGDFLDSLITDIRKERGLEIKRADFRPESLPAHSSMNFRLVDEHGRQLELERNLARLRAEYGETARTAFQAIAQQAVHEELGAIAPGSNAAPASKIHQSSNPSAVKTVEQGGYRSWDFGELPETLEIQKGNRTLFGYPALVDRTESCDLEVFDDLLEARKHHWHGLRRLFALSNKDTLKALQKQLPGIRELGLLFINVGSVDSLIEQILNLAIERAFLGDPLPVNAEQFAERLQAGKPRLALIAQEIARHALAALQAHADLQKKLAQAKAASAAAYTDIQTQVQGLIFEKLISDTPYGQLVHFPRYLKAIAMRIDKLRTNPSRDAQCQKDWESVARPWQKLVQGSRGSAAYAMAEDQVLTDFRWQLEELRVALYAQELKTPTPMSLKRLEKVLASLR; encoded by the coding sequence GTGCCTGCTTCCAACACCCCCTCACGGCTAGAAATTCGTTTTCCAGAGGAGTTGCCAGTATCTGGCCAGCGTCAAATCATCAAGGATGCTTTGAGCTCGCATCAAGTGATCATTGTTTGTGGCGAGACTGGTTCGGGTAAAACAACTCAGTTACCTAAAATTTGCCTTGACCTCGGTAGGGGCACCATTAACGGCGGCAAACTCATTGGGCATACTCAGCCCCGCCGCATTGCCGCTACAGCCACTGCTAAGCGAATAGCCCAGGAGCTGGGCTCTCCAATAGGTCAGGACGTGGGTTACCAGGTCCGTTTTGCTGATAAGACCAGCCAAGGCGCCTCTATCAAGCTAATGACCGATGGTATTTTGCTGGCGGAGACACAGCGCGACCCGCAGCTACGCGCCTATGACACGCTCATTATTGATGAGGCCCACGAACGTAGTCTGAATATCGATTTTCTCTTAGGATATTTGCGTCAGCTGCTACCCAAGCGGCCGGATCTCAAGTTGATCATTACTTCAGCGACCATTGACGCTAAGCGTTTTTCTGATCATTTCACTCTAAATGGCAAACCTGCCCCGGTGATTGAGGTGAGCGGTAGACTGTTTCCAGTAGAGCAGCGCTATGAAGCACTCGAGCCGGATCCTAAGCCAGATGGTAAAAAAGAATCCAAGGAAGCGAAAGAGCTTCCAGATGCTGTTGCAGAAGCTATTGCCAATGTGTGGCGAGAGGGCGTATCAGGTGCTGGCGACGTATTGGTTTTTTTACCTGGCGAGCGAGAAATCCGGGATTGCGCCGAAGTCCTCAGAAAAGATCACGTACTTCAACAACGATTTCATCCCGAGATACTTAGCCTATTTGCCCGCCAATCGGTTGCTGAACAAGAGCGCGTTTTTAATCCTGGCAATGGGCGGCGCATTATTCTTACTACGAACGTCGCCGAGACTTCATTAACGGTTCCCAATATTCGGTACGTGGTGGATAGTGGTTTAGCTCGAGTGAAGCGCTACTCCTATCGCAATAAAGTAGAGCAACTTCAGATCGAGCCCATATCCCAGGCTGCCGCAAATCAACGGGCAGGGCGCTGCGGACGGGTATCTGATGGTATCTGTATTCGTCTCTACAGCGAGCAAGATTATTTAAGTCGTCCTAAGTTCACTGATCCAGAAATTCTGCGCAGCTCTTTGGCAGCGGTTTTACTGCGCATGAGCTCACTACGTTTACCCAGAATTCAAGAATTTCCCTTTATTGATAAACCACTGGGACGAGCTATTGCAGATGGCGTGCAGCTTTTAGATGAGCTCGGTGCGATTATTTATGACGATTCCACTACGGGTGATATTAAGGACATCAACAACAGCTTTAAGCTCACGCCAACTGGCAAGCAGTTAGCAGACCTGCCACTTGATCCTCGGATTGGTCGAATGCTGTTAGCCGCTAAAGAGCAAAACGCATTACGTGAAGTCACTATCATCGCTTCTGCTTTGGCCACGCAGGACCCACGCGATCGACCGATGGATCAAGCTGCTGCCGCTGATCAGGCCCACTTGCAGTTTGCGGATGAGCGATCTGAGTTTCTCAGTTTCGTCAAACTCTGGGATTGGTATCAAGATGCGCTCAAGCATAAGCAAAGCAATCGACAACTAGAAAATCTTTGCAAGAGCAAATTTTTATCCCCAAGACGTTTGCGTGAATGGCGCGATGTCCATAGTCAACTGCACACCATGTTGAGTGAAAAAGCCTGGAAAGAAAATCCATCTGCTGCCACCTATGAACAGGTTCACCTATCTTTATTGACCGGTCTATTAGGCTATGTTGCAAAAAAAGAAGAGGATGAAAAATCCCAAGAGCGTGGCAGCAAGACGGGTAGTTATATTGGGGCGCGCGGAATTCGTCCGTTTATTTGGCCAGGCTCTACCATTGGTAAAAAAGCTGGTGCTTGGATTTTGGCAGGCGAGCTCCAAGAAACGAATCGTATGTATGCCCGTACGATTGCCAAGATTGAGCCTCAATGGGTGGAGAAAGTCGCCGCGCATCGCCTCATTAAATCCCTTAGTGAGCCATTTTGGGATAGCCGCCAGGGCGAGGTCATGGCATTTGAACGTGGCACTTTATATGGCTTGCCAATCTATCACGGACGGCGCGTGCGATATGAATCTCACAACCCAGAAGAGGCCCGCAACTTATTTATTAGTCAGGCCTTAGTGCAAGAAGAAATATTTGGACGTATGGATACGCCAGCATTGATACGTGAGACCGAGGCGGACGCCAAGAGAAAATACCCTGGTAGTTTTGAGTTCTTTTGGCATAACCGCAGATTAATTAAAGAGATCGAAGCTTTAGAACATCGTTCACGTCGTCCCGATGTATTGGTTGATGACGATTTGTTATTTGCTTTTTATAATTCACGTATACCTAAAGAGGTGTTTAGTCGTGAAGGGATGCAAGCTTGGTTAAAAAAATCCAGTAAAAACCAAGATTCTTCCCAAACCCATCCAGACGTTCAGTTGCGTTTATCTAAAGCAGATCTCATGCGCCATGAGGCTGCTGGTATTACGGTAGATCGCTATCCTAAAAAGATGACTGTTGGTGGTGGTGAGCTTGATCTCACTTATCACTTTGAACCCGGTAGTCCAAAAGATGGCGTGACTCTCGTTGTTCCATTGACGCTATTGAATCAGGTCGATGGTCGCCGTTGCGATTGGCTGGTCCCGGGGATGTGCGAAGAAAAAATTCATCTGCTACTCAAATCGCTTCCCCAGAAACTACGACGTCACTGTATTCCATTGCCTGATTATGCAAAGTCCTTTCTAGAACGCATGCTGACGGATAAACAATTCGGAGTCGGCGATTTTTTAGATAGTTTAATTACCGATATTCGTAAAGAGCGTGGCTTGGAGATCAAGCGCGCTGATTTCAGGCCCGAATCTTTACCCGCACATTCTTCTATGAATTTCCGCTTAGTGGATGAGCATGGTCGCCAGCTAGAGTTAGAGCGCAATTTAGCGCGTCTGCGTGCTGAATATGGGGAGACTGCCAGAACTGCTTTTCAGGCGATTGCGCAGCAAGCAGTTCATGAGGAGCTCGGCGCTATTGCTCCGGGGAGCAACGCGGCCCCTGCCAGCAAAATCCATCAAAGTAGTAATCCATCTGCAGTAAAAACGGTAGAGCAGGGCGGCTATCGAAGCTGGGATTTTGGTGAGCTACCTGAAACTCTAGAGATTCAAAAAGGCAATCGCACCTTATTTGGTTACCCAGCTTTAGTGGATCGTACCGAGTCTTGTGATCTAGAGGTGTTTGATGACTTGCTCGAAGCCAGAAAACATCACTGGCATGGTTTGCGTCGATTGTTTGCCCTATCAAATAAAGATACGCTGAAGGCCTTGCAAAAACAGCTTCCCGGAATTCGTGAACTCGGTTTGTTATTTATCAATGTGGGCTCAGTCGATAGTTTGATTGAGCAAATCCTCAATCTCGCCATAGAGCGTGCATTCCTGGGCGATCCATTGCCTGTCAATGCCGAGCAATTTGCTGAGCGCCTACAAGCAGGAAAACCTCGCTTGGCCTTAATAGCTCAAGAAATAGCGAGGCATGCATTGGCAGCCTTGCAGGCGCATGCAGATCTGCAAAAAAAGCTAGCCCAAGCAAAAGCAGCTTCAGCCGCCGCCTACACCGATATTCAGACGCAAGTTCAAGGTTTGATATTCGAAAAATTGATTTCAGATACGCCCTACGGTCAATTGGTACATTTTCCAAGGTATCTCAAAGCAATTGCCATGCGGATCGATAAGCTACGCACCAATCCCAGTCGGGATGCGCAATGTCAAAAAGATTGGGAGTCTGTCGCCAGGCCGTGGCAAAAACTAGTTCAAGGCAGTCGTGGCTCCGCTGCTTATGCCATGGCTGAAGATCAGGTGCTGACCGATTTTCGCTGGCAGCTTGAGGAATTAAGAGTGGCTCTGTATGCCCAGGAGCTAAAGACTCCAACCCCAATGTCCCTTAAACGCTTAGAAAAGGTCCTGGCAAGCCTGCGTTAG
- the argA gene encoding amino-acid N-acetyltransferase: protein MPTNAPNPGSNAEESSSNFPFVGWLRDVAPYIHSFREKTFVIAFAGELAQEIGLENLIEDIAMLHAMGMRIVLVHGIRPQIEEQLMLRKIKSQFGQSAMHSYRITDAAALECVKEAAGELRLDIEAAFSRGLPNTPMAGSRISVISGNFITAMPVGVVEGIDYIHTGLVRKVDSTSIKLSLDSNKIVLLSPLGFSPTGQAFNLAFEDVAASTAAALKADKLIFLSPYTGLKDEEGDFITELSMPQLHEYVAQHPELDIGMKGLLNISGRAIRAGVSRVHFLPCNQDGALLEELFTHDGIGMMLASSDIENLREASQDDVGGILQLTSPLEEEGILAARGQDVIERDIHRFSVIEHDRVLFGCAALFPFPNGVGELACLAVDPDVQGSGDGERLLKRVEMRAKREGIKKLFVLTTRTEHWFLKRGFKRASVDDLPEERKQIYNWDRKSMVLTKDL, encoded by the coding sequence ATGCCAACAAATGCACCAAATCCCGGCTCAAATGCCGAAGAATCCAGCTCCAATTTTCCTTTTGTGGGATGGCTGCGTGATGTTGCGCCCTATATCCATAGCTTTCGCGAGAAGACCTTTGTCATTGCCTTTGCCGGCGAATTAGCCCAAGAAATTGGTCTCGAGAACCTGATTGAAGATATCGCCATGTTGCACGCCATGGGGATGCGGATTGTTTTGGTACATGGCATTCGCCCCCAGATTGAGGAGCAACTCATGCTCCGTAAAATCAAAAGTCAGTTTGGTCAGAGCGCGATGCACAGCTACCGGATCACCGATGCTGCTGCACTAGAGTGCGTCAAAGAAGCTGCTGGCGAATTGCGCTTAGACATCGAAGCTGCATTTAGTCGCGGACTACCCAATACGCCAATGGCTGGATCACGTATCTCCGTGATCTCAGGCAACTTTATTACTGCGATGCCAGTGGGTGTAGTGGAAGGAATCGACTATATCCATACCGGCTTAGTACGCAAAGTGGACTCCACCTCAATAAAGCTCTCTCTCGATAGCAATAAGATTGTGTTGCTCTCACCTTTAGGCTTCTCGCCGACGGGTCAGGCATTTAATCTGGCTTTTGAAGATGTTGCTGCATCTACTGCTGCAGCCTTGAAAGCGGATAAGCTGATTTTCTTGAGTCCCTATACAGGCTTGAAAGACGAAGAAGGCGATTTCATCACTGAACTCTCCATGCCACAGCTTCATGAATATGTTGCCCAACATCCGGAACTAGATATTGGTATGAAGGGTTTACTCAACATCTCCGGTAGAGCCATTCGTGCAGGTGTGAGTCGTGTGCACTTTTTACCTTGTAATCAAGATGGCGCCCTGCTAGAGGAGCTCTTTACCCATGATGGTATTGGCATGATGCTAGCTTCATCAGATATTGAGAACTTGCGCGAAGCAAGTCAAGATGACGTTGGTGGTATCTTGCAGTTAACTAGCCCTCTTGAAGAAGAAGGCATTTTGGCCGCACGTGGTCAAGACGTGATTGAGCGTGACATTCATCGCTTCTCTGTGATTGAGCATGATCGAGTTCTCTTCGGCTGCGCAGCCCTCTTCCCCTTCCCCAATGGTGTAGGCGAGCTTGCATGTTTAGCAGTCGATCCAGATGTACAAGGTTCGGGAGATGGAGAGCGTTTACTCAAACGTGTGGAGATGCGCGCTAAACGCGAAGGCATCAAGAAGCTGTTCGTTTTAACTACTAGAACAGAGCATTGGTTTTTAAAGCGTGGCTTTAAACGTGCGTCCGTAGACGATCTTCCTGAGGAAAGAAAGCAGATTTATAACTGGGACCGTAAGTCAATGGTTCTTACTAAAGATCTATAA
- the tal gene encoding transaldolase produces the protein MNATASALSQLQQLKQLTTVVADTGDFERMQEYQPQDATTNPSLILKAAQQANYQNLVNQVKAAHPGMKPVDLIDYILVAFGLEILKIVPGRVSTEVDARLSFDTQATIHKAKHLISLYESHGIDRQRILIKLAGTWEGIQAAKALEAQGIHCNMTLLFSLVQAAACGAVNAKLISPFVGRITDWYKAKLGSNWSDTANGGADDPGVSSVKRIFHYYKHFGIATEIMGASFRSTSQVLELAGCDLLTISPELLGELQMSTDIVQQKLNASSAVSTTSTFTDENISPLKLDESSFRLQLNNDAMATEKLAEGIRNFCIDTEKLEALLSQ, from the coding sequence ATGAACGCTACCGCTTCTGCACTCAGCCAACTCCAACAACTCAAGCAACTGACTACCGTTGTGGCCGACACCGGCGACTTTGAGCGTATGCAGGAATACCAGCCTCAGGATGCCACCACCAATCCCTCTTTAATACTCAAGGCTGCCCAGCAAGCCAATTACCAAAACTTAGTCAATCAAGTTAAAGCAGCGCATCCTGGTATGAAACCGGTAGATTTGATTGACTACATCCTTGTTGCCTTTGGACTCGAAATTTTGAAGATCGTTCCAGGAAGAGTGTCTACCGAGGTCGATGCCCGCCTCTCCTTTGATACCCAAGCAACCATCCACAAAGCGAAGCACCTCATCTCCCTTTATGAATCTCATGGCATTGATCGTCAGCGCATCTTAATTAAATTAGCCGGAACGTGGGAAGGCATACAGGCGGCTAAGGCTTTAGAAGCCCAAGGCATCCATTGCAATATGACTTTGCTCTTCTCCTTAGTGCAAGCAGCAGCCTGTGGCGCAGTCAATGCAAAACTCATTTCACCATTCGTGGGGCGTATTACTGACTGGTACAAAGCCAAGCTGGGAAGCAATTGGAGTGACACAGCTAACGGTGGAGCAGATGATCCTGGAGTAAGCTCCGTAAAACGAATTTTCCACTACTACAAACACTTTGGTATCGCCACTGAAATCATGGGTGCTAGCTTCCGTAGTACTAGTCAGGTATTAGAGTTAGCAGGGTGTGACTTACTGACCATCAGCCCGGAGCTTTTAGGGGAGCTCCAGATGAGTACGGATATAGTTCAACAGAAGCTTAATGCCAGTAGCGCCGTAAGCACCACAAGTACTTTCACAGATGAAAACATCTCACCACTAAAGTTAGATGAATCTAGTTTCAGACTGCAACTCAATAATGACGCTATGGCTACAGAGAAGTTAGCCGAAGGAATTCGTAATTTTTGTATCGATACTGAAAAGCTAGAAGCACTCTTAAGTCAGTAA
- a CDS encoding oxidative damage protection protein has protein sequence MARMVQCIKLNKEAEGMDFAPLPGDLGKKIWNQVSKQAWADWLKHQTMLINENRLNMADPRARQYLLKQVEKYFFEGGADMAQGYVPPTE, from the coding sequence ATGGCACGCATGGTTCAATGTATCAAACTTAATAAAGAAGCGGAGGGCATGGACTTTGCTCCCCTCCCAGGCGACCTTGGTAAAAAGATTTGGAATCAAGTTTCCAAGCAGGCCTGGGCCGATTGGCTGAAGCATCAAACAATGCTGATTAATGAAAATCGACTCAACATGGCTGATCCTCGCGCTCGTCAATACCTTTTAAAGCAAGTGGAAAAATACTTCTTTGAAGGTGGTGCAGATATGGCTCAGGGCTACGTACCGCCAACTGAGTAA
- the trxC gene encoding thioredoxin TrxC, protein MIIHCPHCNKGNRVPTEKINQSPSCGACKQELLTLPINANANNFSELVTQTVMPVIVDFWAPWCGPCKMFGPTFQASAITHANQVLHVKVNTESEQGLGAQFNIRSIPTLAGFKHGKEVHRVSGALPPAQLEQFVQQLLS, encoded by the coding sequence ATGATTATTCATTGTCCACATTGCAACAAAGGGAACCGTGTTCCGACTGAGAAGATCAATCAGAGCCCCAGCTGCGGAGCCTGTAAACAAGAGCTTCTCACGTTACCAATCAATGCCAATGCCAATAACTTTAGCGAATTGGTGACACAAACTGTCATGCCAGTCATTGTCGATTTTTGGGCGCCTTGGTGCGGGCCATGCAAAATGTTTGGGCCCACTTTTCAGGCAAGTGCCATTACTCATGCGAATCAAGTGCTGCATGTCAAAGTCAATACCGAGTCTGAACAAGGGCTTGGGGCACAATTCAATATCCGCTCGATCCCTACCCTTGCTGGATTTAAGCATGGCAAAGAGGTGCACCGTGTTAGTGGTGCTCTGCCACCAGCGCAGCTAGAACAGTTTGTGCAACAACTGCTTTCCTAG
- the rlmB gene encoding 23S rRNA (guanosine(2251)-2'-O)-methyltransferase RlmB: protein MKQILVGFHAVQARLRVDADSLKSVYFDPSRRDRRMGDFLKQAEEALGERLHAADAERLHKLAGHDRHQGVVALAEKMTIARTITEVVEDAEGNQAKVMFLVLDGVTDPHNFGACLRVADGAGVDAVVIPKDRSASINATVSKVSSGASEVMPVITVTNLVRSMKEMQEAGVWLIGTDDEAEKSIYDIDLTGPIGIVMGAEGEGMRRLTRENCDELVRIPMKGVVESLNVSVASGVCLYEALRQRLAKESK, encoded by the coding sequence ATGAAGCAAATATTAGTGGGTTTTCATGCGGTACAAGCGCGCTTACGTGTGGATGCAGACAGTCTGAAGTCAGTGTACTTTGACCCCAGTCGGCGTGATCGTCGTATGGGTGATTTCTTAAAGCAGGCTGAAGAAGCGCTTGGAGAGCGATTGCATGCAGCTGATGCTGAGCGTCTCCATAAGCTGGCTGGCCATGATCGTCATCAAGGCGTGGTAGCGCTGGCTGAAAAAATGACCATCGCACGTACTATTACAGAGGTCGTAGAGGATGCTGAAGGCAATCAAGCTAAGGTGATGTTCTTGGTGCTTGATGGCGTAACAGACCCTCACAACTTTGGTGCCTGTTTACGTGTAGCCGATGGCGCTGGTGTAGACGCTGTCGTCATTCCTAAGGACCGCTCTGCCTCTATTAATGCCACTGTGAGCAAGGTGTCTAGTGGTGCATCTGAAGTAATGCCAGTGATTACAGTAACCAATCTGGTTCGTAGCATGAAGGAGATGCAAGAGGCGGGTGTTTGGCTAATTGGTACTGATGATGAAGCAGAAAAATCGATTTACGACATTGATCTCACTGGCCCGATTGGCATTGTGATGGGTGCAGAGGGCGAGGGCATGCGCCGCTTGACTCGTGAGAACTGCGATGAATTAGTTCGCATTCCGATGAAGGGTGTTGTTGAAAGCCTTAATGTTTCTGTTGCCAGTGGCGTCTGCTTGTATGAGGCGCTAAGGCAGCGATTAGCTAAAGAGTCTAAATAA
- the rpiA gene encoding ribose-5-phosphate isomerase RpiA yields the protein MNQDQLKQLVGEAARDEVLKLPAGQVLGIGTGSTVNYFIDALAPHKAHFFGTVSSSNATTERLLKHGFKVLDPNDVQELPVYVDGADEIDPAGHMIKGGGGALTREKIIASMAKQFICICDASKQVPVLGNFALPVEIIPLSKGIVAQELAKLGGTISLRVAKETNLDLGQTPSQPFVTDNGGWILDVSGLQIANPLALEAQVNQIAGVITVGLFAKEKADILLVSNPSGLSRVTF from the coding sequence ATGAATCAAGATCAATTAAAGCAATTAGTGGGAGAGGCAGCCCGTGATGAGGTATTGAAATTACCTGCTGGTCAGGTTTTGGGTATCGGTACGGGATCTACCGTTAATTACTTTATTGATGCTCTAGCACCTCATAAAGCACATTTTTTTGGAACCGTCTCTAGCTCTAATGCCACTACTGAACGCCTGTTAAAGCACGGTTTTAAGGTCTTAGACCCCAACGATGTTCAGGAATTGCCTGTCTATGTTGATGGTGCTGATGAAATCGATCCTGCCGGTCATATGATCAAAGGTGGTGGTGGCGCCTTGACCCGAGAGAAAATCATTGCCTCAATGGCAAAGCAATTTATCTGCATTTGCGATGCTTCTAAGCAGGTTCCCGTATTAGGCAACTTTGCCTTGCCGGTGGAGATTATTCCCCTGTCTAAGGGAATCGTTGCTCAAGAGCTGGCAAAGCTGGGCGGTACTATAAGTCTTCGAGTCGCAAAAGAAACCAACCTTGATTTAGGCCAAACTCCGAGTCAGCCTTTTGTAACCGATAACGGCGGATGGATTCTGGATGTCTCCGGCTTGCAGATTGCCAATCCACTAGCGCTCGAAGCTCAAGTGAATCAAATTGCTGGCGTGATTACCGTTGGCTTATTTGCTAAAGAGAAGGCCGACATTCTGCTAGTAAGCAATCCCTCGGGCTTGAGCAGGGTGACTTTCTAA